The Capra hircus breed San Clemente unplaced genomic scaffold, ASM170441v1, whole genome shotgun sequence DNA window tttctgtgtattaattttgtaatctATAACTttgccaaattcattgatgagttctagtagttttctgtagtatcgttaggattttctatgtataagtatcatgtcatctgcaaatagcgACAGTTtaacttcctttccaatttggattcactttatttctttttcttttctgattgccatagctagggcttccaaaactatgttgaatgaaagtggtgagagtggaaatctttgtcttgttcctaatcttagaggaaatgctctcagcttttcactgttgaggatgatgttagctgtaggtttgtcatatgtggcttttattatattgagatatTTTCCCTCTATGCcctctttctggagagttttccttataaataggtgttgaattttgtcaaagcttttTCTGCCTCAGTTGAGATTATTACGGGTTttaattcttcagtttgttgatgtggtatatcacactgcTTGATCTGCAGATACTGAGAAATCcctgcatccctaggataaatcccccatggtcatggtgtatgatcctatTTAATGAATTTTTGGACTCCTATTGCtagtgttttgttgaggatttttgcgtctatgttcatcagtgatattggcctgtaattttcctgtttttttggtGATATCTTGGTctaggtttgttttttaaaaatatcgaACTATTTCAATatttagtttcattttaaaattaaaattattggacaattttttgcaatttaaaattcttaattagAGGTGAGGAAAACATGAATAAGCCATTAGTTATTGAcaacaaataaaattatcaacCATGCATTTAAAAAAGCCATGTTAAAGAGTAAAAAGTTTCAATTATACTATTTAACCAAAGGGAAATCTCCTTTACCTCCTTATTTCTAATTATAACATTCTCATTTTGACATAATTTACACCTTTTTCACCCAATTAATACAGTGTAAACACAATTTTTCCAAATGTTAAGACTTTACCATTTATGACATATGACATAACTGTAACTCTTTAAAAGTTCcttaaaagaaatttgaaattttaattttcactgtgAACCTGTCTGATCAAAAAGTAAAGGACATCACTACCACATGAATTAAATAatggaataaaaaacaaaagtggTATCTGTATAATCAGCAAATTATCTGATAAGACATTTTAACTACTTCACAATTCTGCTTAGCACAAGTGAGAATAAACTGGTTCCAAGGTACCACAAGCCTTGGCATTTTTCCTCTTAAGCTTTAAATCATAGTATTACTCTACTCAAGTAATCTCTAAGAATATGGCAATGTTCATAAGTACAAAAATTATTATATCCAGTAGGTGGTATTCTACATAGTCAAGATAACAAGATAATTCtttataaaattagattttttaaaatgcagagtaTCTGGTAATTACCAGTATCtcaaaagcaaaaatgagaataatacagaaaatagaagcactcattgaataatattttgctttgaggaaaccagaaatgatttTATTCCAAGAAATAAGTAATAATGATGAGATGTAACACACCATATATCTTTTAAGCCAAACCACGCTTTTCTGCTCAGAACAATTCTGATTTTTACATTCTTAATCTCCTTTGTCCAGAACAGGACCCCATTTGAAGTCATTATTTGAATAGAGTTCATAATCTAAAGCAACTTTTCTCCACAGGATGTTTTCATTTTAGTATTTATACAAAagctgcaaaaaggcaaatgaaagTCAGTTATAAGAACTTGTAGCATAATAAATGTCAATTACAGTAACTGTCAACAGACTTCTATACAGAAGCCAAAAAGTTGCTACAGTACAGGTGAAAACTAATGTGATTCCTCCATATACTCAGAAGCACTCATATTACTTCATTTAGTAATACCATCATAAGATCCAAAAAGAAACCTTAATGGGTCCTTTCAAAGATGGATAATTTTCCGAACAATTTTCCTCTGGACACACAGCCTGTACATTCCTTCAATCCTTTTTCAGTCGTTTAGCTTTTGCAATATTTTCTTGAcgtttttgcttcttcttttgctCCTTTTCCCTGGCCTCAATCATCCTGGCCAATTTCCAAGGCGGCACAGCACTTGCTAGAAACAGTGGAGTCAGAGCCAAAATAACTGTTGTAAGGAAGCCATTTGGGTCCTTTGCAGCCCATTCCACAACATACTCAGCCCGAGCCTTTAAATGAAACATCTCTGTGGGGGCCTTATGCTTGAGTAGTGATCTATAATTTCGTCCTGGGATTAGCAGCCAGTCACAATTTCAGATGACCTTTGGTTGGCTGTCTTTTTCCTTAACTCTACCAATACAGTTCTGGGAGGCGGCTTGAATTCTGTATACTCCCATGCACCTCAATTTTGGACCCCGAGTGCAAGCGCCCTCCACACCAAGGAATAAATATTATTCTTCTTCCTTCCGAAAAGAATTGACCAGCCTTGATCTTCGGACCAGACCCGCGTGGCACCTGAAGCTGAGGGCGCCTCACAGCCAGCCGCACTTTCCCTTCCTTGTGTGTTCCCCTCGCTCGCTCTTCCTTCCTCACCCGCACCACTGCGGCCTCGCTTCCCTGACCCTGCACACGGGCGAGCACCGGCTGGCTGCGGGGCTCGGACAGCCGGCGGTCCCCGGGAACCAGCGGTCGTCCCCACCACACCCTGGGCTGCCGGCGCCGCGCCCTGGCCATCTCCGCTGAGCACCGGGGCGAAACAGCCGCGCCGGCTTCCACCCGCCCCTCTACATCTCACGGGCCATGGTGGGTTCGGACAGCAtaagggtaatggtggcctcatagtcAAGTTCAggagtttactttcctctgcgaTTTTTTGGAACAGTTGTAGAAGGATAGGTGATAACtctctaaatgtttaatagaCTTTGCCTTCACAGCCGTCGGGCCCtggtttgttgagagtttttcaTCATGGTTTCAATTTcaatgcttgtgattggtctgttcatattttcagtttcttcctggttctgtctTGGGAGActatacctttctaagaattgtgtcaatttcttccaggttgtccattttattggcatacagttacTTGTCCTAGTCTCTTATAACCCTTTGTATTCCTGTAgagtcagttgtaacttctcttttttcaaaattttattgtttgaagctctctcccttttttcttgatgaatctggctaaaggtttataaattttattttttcaaagaactagctgttatttcattgatcttttctgttgtttacttcatctctatttcattttatttctgctcCAATCCATGatttcttccttctactaactttaggttttatttgttatttctctagttgctttaggtataagtTTAGGTCatctatttgagatttttcttgttttctgaagaTTGCATTGCTATAACCTTCCCTCTTTCAACTGCTCTTGCTATATCCCATAGGTTTTGTTTGCTTgattggttttctgttttttttttagtttgtttttggtGATGTCATGTGACATGTGGAGAttcatcccatagattttgggtcATTGTGCTTCCATTTTTGCTTGTCTCTAggcatttttttatttcctctatgATTTCTTCAGGGACCTATTAGTTgttcagtagcatattgtttagcctccactaAACTCcactgtttgtgttttttacagtttttgtctTGTAATCTACTtctatttctaatctcatagtgttgtggtcaaaaaaagagaattgatatttcagttttcttaaatttattgaggctCACTTTGTGGCCCAACATGTGGtcagtcctggagaatgttcaatGTATACGCAAGAAGAATGTgtcttctgctgcttttggatggaatgctttATAAATATCAAGTCCATCTGATCT harbors:
- the LOC108634748 gene encoding small integral membrane protein 15-like; translation: MFHLKARAEYVVEWAAKDPNGFLTTVILALTPLFLASAVPPWKLARMIEAREKEQKKKQKRQENIAKAKRLKKD